The Rhizobium leguminosarum genome includes a region encoding these proteins:
- a CDS encoding sugar-binding transcriptional regulator encodes MTRLNELRLISRVAQMYHLEGRRQAEIAQHLRLSQATVSRMLKRAEAEDIVRTSVTPPVGTYSELESALREKYDLPEAIVVECTEDRDGAIMARIGEAAAHLLEVTLAPGEIIGVSSWSQTISKMVENIHPLKSAQAKYVVQTLGGMGDPSVQTHATQLTTRLARLTGAEPKLLAVQGVTTSREAKFLMQADPYVRETMDLFGSITLAIVGIGAVEPSELLARSGNIFSSRELSDLAEAGAVGDISLRFFDKNGKPVKTPLDDRVIGLPLEDLERVDRVIALAGGSKKTDAIAGALRVGVIHMLVTDKFTAQRLIN; translated from the coding sequence ATGACTCGCCTCAATGAACTCCGTCTCATCTCAAGGGTCGCCCAGATGTACCACTTGGAGGGACGGCGACAGGCGGAGATCGCACAGCACCTTCGCCTGTCGCAGGCGACAGTGTCGCGCATGCTCAAGCGTGCCGAGGCCGAAGATATTGTGCGAACCAGCGTGACCCCCCCCGTTGGCACCTACAGCGAGCTTGAGAGCGCGCTTCGCGAGAAATATGATTTGCCGGAGGCGATCGTCGTTGAGTGTACGGAAGATCGGGACGGCGCCATCATGGCCCGTATCGGAGAGGCCGCGGCTCATCTCTTGGAGGTGACGCTTGCGCCAGGGGAAATCATCGGCGTTTCGAGCTGGAGCCAGACCATCTCCAAGATGGTCGAGAACATTCATCCCCTGAAGAGCGCTCAGGCGAAATACGTCGTCCAAACCCTTGGAGGCATGGGCGATCCTTCAGTGCAGACGCATGCGACGCAGCTTACCACGCGGCTTGCTCGGCTGACCGGCGCTGAGCCAAAACTGCTCGCTGTGCAGGGCGTTACGACGTCCAGAGAGGCAAAATTTCTTATGCAGGCCGATCCATACGTTCGGGAGACGATGGACTTGTTCGGCAGCATAACGCTTGCGATCGTCGGAATCGGAGCAGTCGAACCGTCCGAACTTCTCGCACGGTCCGGCAACATCTTTTCGTCTCGCGAACTGTCTGATCTCGCGGAAGCGGGAGCTGTCGGCGATATCTCCCTTCGCTTCTTCGATAAAAACGGCAAGCCGGTCAAGACACCTCTGGACGACCGGGTCATAGGGCTTCCACTCGAGGATCTCGAACGCGTGGACCGGGTCATTGCTCTTGCCGGCGGGTCCAAAAAGACCGACGCTATCGCAGGCGCGCTCCGCGTGGGGGTCATCCACATGCTTGTTACGGACAAGTTTACCGCGCAGCGACTGATCAACTGA
- a CDS encoding FGGY family carbohydrate kinase: MRAILAIDQGTTNSKAVLVSEKGEIVGRGSAPVGITYPKPGWVEQDPRRLYASVCEAIDACLNTAPDVAVEAVAISNQRESVTAWDAETGEALGPVVSWQCRRTAQDCERLIVEGHLHRVQALTGLPLDPMFPGSKFRWLLDRIPAGRSVRLGTVDSWLVHCLTGGRRHVCDASNAARSQLFDLQEQRWSEELGEIFGVDIALLPEVLDSSADFGRTQGLPGVPDGTPIMAVIGDSHAALFGHGAFKPGDGKVTFGTGSSVMTTLPRFIPPRNGVTTTVAWRLHGKPTFAFEGNILVCAASLPWMAGILGLSDVAALVELAASAEPGGPGFVPAFVGLGAPYWNSDARALFSQINFNTTRAQMARSVTDSIALQVHDVIAAMRAQSGGELGALYVDGGPSQNRFLMQCVSNLIEHPVIQCEAPEASALGAAYLAGLSLGLWSDLQVIAELPRSSHIIDPEPVDRAVLLNTWNDALARSTARETTANDE, encoded by the coding sequence ATGCGGGCAATTCTGGCAATTGACCAGGGCACGACCAATTCAAAGGCAGTTCTCGTTTCCGAAAAGGGAGAAATTGTTGGCAGAGGTTCGGCTCCGGTCGGCATCACCTATCCGAAACCCGGCTGGGTCGAACAAGATCCACGCCGGCTCTACGCATCCGTCTGCGAGGCGATCGACGCCTGCCTGAACACCGCCCCCGACGTGGCTGTCGAGGCCGTGGCGATTTCCAATCAGCGCGAGTCAGTCACTGCCTGGGACGCCGAAACGGGAGAAGCACTTGGGCCGGTGGTAAGCTGGCAGTGCCGTCGAACGGCGCAAGATTGCGAACGTCTCATTGTCGAAGGCCACCTTCACCGTGTGCAGGCGCTCACAGGCCTGCCACTCGATCCGATGTTCCCGGGTTCGAAATTCCGATGGCTGCTCGACCGTATTCCGGCCGGGCGATCGGTGCGGCTGGGAACCGTCGACAGTTGGCTCGTCCACTGCCTGACGGGCGGGCGCCGGCACGTTTGCGATGCTTCGAATGCCGCCAGGAGCCAGTTGTTCGATCTCCAGGAGCAGAGATGGAGCGAGGAACTTGGCGAGATTTTCGGCGTGGATATCGCGCTCCTCCCCGAGGTACTCGACAGCTCTGCCGACTTCGGCAGGACGCAAGGGTTGCCAGGCGTGCCGGATGGAACTCCGATAATGGCCGTGATCGGAGACAGTCATGCTGCGCTGTTCGGTCATGGAGCATTCAAGCCGGGTGATGGCAAGGTAACCTTCGGAACCGGCTCGTCGGTGATGACGACGCTTCCGCGATTTATTCCCCCACGCAACGGCGTCACAACGACCGTAGCATGGCGTCTCCATGGAAAGCCGACTTTCGCTTTCGAAGGCAATATTCTCGTTTGCGCCGCCAGTCTCCCCTGGATGGCAGGCATTCTCGGCCTTTCGGACGTGGCGGCCCTCGTCGAACTTGCGGCGAGCGCCGAACCGGGCGGACCGGGCTTCGTGCCAGCATTCGTGGGACTGGGCGCACCTTATTGGAATTCCGACGCCCGGGCCCTGTTCTCCCAGATCAACTTCAATACGACACGTGCACAAATGGCGCGGTCGGTAACCGACTCGATCGCCCTCCAGGTGCACGACGTGATCGCCGCCATGCGAGCACAAAGCGGCGGCGAGCTCGGGGCGCTCTATGTCGACGGCGGACCGAGCCAAAACCGCTTCCTGATGCAATGTGTCTCGAACCTCATCGAACATCCCGTGATCCAATGCGAAGCACCCGAGGCGTCGGCTTTGGGGGCTGCATATCTCGCGGGTCTCTCACTTGGCTTGTGGAGCGATCTCCAGGTCATCGCGGAGCTGCCCCGGAGTTCACATATCATTGACCCGGAACCCGTGGATCGAGCGGTGCTTCTGAATACCTGGAATGATGCACTTGCCCGCTCGACGGCACGCGAAACAACGGCTAATGATGAATAA
- a CDS encoding transketolase family protein — protein sequence MNAPINAPKLYDCRDAFATTLERLAAENETIVAVCNDSVGSSKLGGFKAKFGERLVNVGIAEQNMVGVAAGLANGGRLPFVCAAAPFLTGRSLEQIKADISYSNANVKLVGISSGMAYGELGPTHHSIEDFAWTRVLPNLPVIAPCDRIETAAAVEWAAAYNGPCFLRLSRVGVPDLLPEGHKFELGKANLLRQGSDVTLIANGTLTHRILKAAEILAERGINARVLNLATVRPIDEDAIIAAAKETGAIVTAEEHSIFGGLGSAVAEVVVDNAPVPMKRLGVPGVYAPTGSAEFLLDEFGMAPSAIADAAQSLIRRK from the coding sequence ATGAACGCGCCAATAAACGCACCCAAGCTCTACGATTGCCGCGACGCATTCGCCACTACGCTTGAGCGGCTGGCAGCCGAAAACGAAACGATCGTTGCCGTCTGCAACGACTCCGTGGGTTCTTCCAAGCTCGGCGGCTTCAAGGCGAAGTTTGGAGAACGCCTCGTCAATGTCGGTATCGCCGAGCAGAACATGGTGGGGGTTGCAGCAGGCCTCGCCAATGGCGGACGCCTTCCGTTCGTGTGCGCCGCCGCTCCGTTTCTAACGGGACGGTCGCTGGAGCAGATCAAGGCCGATATTTCGTATTCGAATGCCAACGTCAAGCTGGTCGGCATTTCTTCCGGAATGGCGTATGGCGAACTCGGCCCGACCCATCACTCGATCGAAGACTTCGCTTGGACGCGGGTTCTGCCTAATCTTCCGGTCATTGCGCCTTGTGACCGCATCGAAACAGCTGCTGCGGTTGAGTGGGCCGCGGCCTACAACGGCCCCTGTTTCCTGCGTCTGTCTCGCGTAGGTGTGCCTGATCTTCTTCCGGAGGGTCACAAATTCGAACTTGGCAAGGCAAACCTCCTTCGCCAGGGTTCTGACGTCACCCTTATCGCAAACGGCACTTTGACTCATCGAATCTTAAAGGCTGCCGAGATCCTCGCAGAACGCGGCATCAATGCCAGGGTGCTCAACCTTGCAACGGTTCGTCCGATCGACGAGGACGCTATCATCGCCGCGGCGAAGGAAACCGGAGCGATCGTCACAGCCGAAGAGCATTCGATCTTTGGCGGGCTCGGTTCCGCGGTCGCCGAAGTGGTGGTCGACAATGCTCCGGTCCCGATGAAACGTCTCGGCGTTCCCGGCGTCTACGCTCCGACCGGTTCGGCAGAGTTCCTGCTCGACGAATTCGGGATGGCGCCGTCCGCAATCGCCGACGCGGCGCAGTCGCTGATCAGGCGCAAGTAA
- a CDS encoding transketolase: MNTTELERVAREIRLRDLQAVFEAGAGHIGGEMSVIDILTALYFRVLNVWPDQPKHPDRDRFVLSKGHTACALYVTLAKRGFIPEEEISTFLQPHSRLNGHPNCNKVPGVETNTGPLGHGLPVAIGMAKAAKLSGAKYHTYVVTGDGEMQEGSNWEAIMAAAQFKLDNLTLVIDHNRFQQGAALAETNDLAPLRPKLEAFDWQVTEINGNNMSEVVSALEHRGSRPHCIVAHTNKGHGISFMQDRVDWHHKVPSKEQYEIALAELSEALQ; this comes from the coding sequence ATGAATACGACAGAACTCGAGCGGGTCGCTCGCGAGATCCGATTGCGCGATCTCCAGGCGGTCTTTGAAGCGGGCGCCGGCCATATTGGCGGGGAAATGTCGGTCATCGACATTTTGACTGCCCTCTATTTTCGTGTGCTGAATGTTTGGCCCGATCAACCGAAGCACCCCGACCGCGACAGGTTCGTTCTTTCGAAGGGACATACTGCATGCGCGCTGTATGTGACGCTCGCAAAACGCGGCTTCATCCCGGAGGAAGAGATTTCCACCTTTTTGCAGCCGCATTCGAGGCTGAACGGGCATCCAAATTGCAACAAGGTTCCTGGCGTCGAAACGAATACCGGGCCACTCGGCCACGGTCTTCCAGTCGCAATAGGAATGGCAAAAGCCGCCAAACTCTCAGGTGCGAAATATCACACCTATGTCGTCACCGGCGACGGTGAGATGCAGGAGGGCTCCAACTGGGAAGCGATCATGGCGGCCGCGCAGTTCAAGCTCGATAACTTGACGCTGGTGATCGACCACAACAGGTTCCAGCAGGGCGCCGCCCTGGCGGAAACCAACGATCTCGCCCCGCTTCGTCCGAAGCTTGAAGCTTTCGATTGGCAAGTCACCGAGATCAATGGGAACAATATGAGCGAAGTCGTTTCAGCCCTCGAACACCGGGGATCGAGACCGCATTGCATCGTGGCCCACACTAACAAGGGGCATGGAATCTCGTTCATGCAAGACCGAGTCGACTGGCACCACAAGGTACCGAGCAAGGAACAATACGAAATCGCATTGGCAGAATTGTCGGAGGCACTGCAATGA
- a CDS encoding ABC transporter permease produces MVALDINEHGLSSGAWLNKLKGATGPLVGLLALCVFLSLSTDTFLSVRNGLNILDQITVLGIMAVGMTFVILIGGIDLSVGSALALAMMVMGWTANVAGLPLPVGIAFALVAAGVSGLIVGLLVTQFRVPAFIATLAMMSAARGVANMITDGQQIVGFPDWFMMLAIDRHFGVLTATVFLMLAVVLAAWLFLHFRSEGRMLYAVGGNPEVARLAGINVPLVTIGVYVASSVLAGLAGIVLAARLDSVQPSSGLGYELDTIAAVVIGGTSLSGGAGGIGGTLIGVLIIGVLRNGLNLLNVSPFLQQVIIGIVIVLAVGAETIRRRRA; encoded by the coding sequence ATGGTGGCGCTCGATATCAATGAACACGGGCTTTCGTCCGGCGCCTGGTTGAACAAGCTCAAGGGTGCCACCGGCCCGCTCGTGGGGTTGCTCGCGCTTTGCGTCTTCCTGAGCCTCAGCACCGACACGTTTCTTTCGGTTCGGAACGGCCTCAACATCCTCGATCAGATCACTGTCCTCGGCATCATGGCCGTCGGAATGACCTTCGTCATCCTGATCGGCGGGATCGATCTTTCCGTCGGCTCGGCGCTCGCTCTTGCGATGATGGTCATGGGCTGGACTGCGAATGTCGCCGGCCTACCGCTGCCGGTCGGGATCGCTTTTGCTCTGGTCGCAGCGGGCGTTTCGGGGCTGATCGTCGGACTTCTGGTGACGCAGTTCAGGGTTCCAGCGTTTATTGCCACTCTTGCGATGATGTCCGCGGCTCGCGGCGTCGCAAATATGATCACCGACGGCCAGCAGATCGTCGGATTCCCCGACTGGTTCATGATGCTGGCAATCGATCGCCATTTCGGCGTGTTGACAGCCACCGTGTTTCTCATGCTTGCGGTTGTTCTTGCGGCCTGGCTTTTCCTGCACTTCCGGTCCGAAGGTCGCATGCTCTACGCGGTGGGAGGAAATCCGGAAGTCGCGCGCCTTGCGGGTATCAACGTCCCGCTCGTGACGATTGGCGTCTACGTCGCAAGTTCAGTCCTTGCGGGGCTCGCAGGCATCGTACTCGCCGCCAGGCTGGATTCCGTCCAGCCGTCCAGCGGTCTGGGCTATGAATTGGACACCATCGCAGCGGTCGTCATCGGCGGGACTTCGCTCTCGGGCGGCGCGGGCGGCATCGGTGGAACGCTGATCGGCGTTCTTATCATCGGCGTCCTTCGTAACGGGCTCAATCTTCTCAACGTCTCGCCGTTCCTGCAGCAGGTGATCATCGGCATCGTCATCGTGCTCGCGGTCGGCGCCGAGACCATTCGTCGGCGTCGCGCCTGA
- a CDS encoding sugar ABC transporter substrate-binding protein, with translation MKIARIMLASAALLGLTLGPVQAAELKKLGLAVANLQANFFNQIKQSVEAEAKKRGIEVITVDAKGDGPTQVNQIQDLLTQKIDALIYIPAGAAAATVPVKLAKSAGIPVVNVDRNAEGAPGDTFLATDSVASAKAVCDYILKEAGGKGKMVIIHGQKGTTPEVDRSKGCAESLKAYPDVKVVAEQFSNIWSQDEGFQIMQNMLQANPDVSIVFAQADGLALGAAQAIKVANPSQKIVVGGFDGDTAALEALSKGVFNVTATQQTQKMGRDAVENAAKLVAGEKVPPVQLMDATLTTKENVAGFIANHP, from the coding sequence ATGAAAATAGCGCGCATCATGCTCGCGTCTGCTGCACTGCTCGGCCTCACGCTCGGGCCCGTACAAGCTGCGGAACTGAAGAAGCTCGGCCTGGCCGTTGCGAACCTTCAGGCAAACTTCTTCAACCAGATCAAGCAATCGGTCGAAGCCGAAGCCAAGAAGCGCGGCATCGAAGTCATCACGGTCGACGCAAAGGGCGACGGGCCGACGCAGGTAAACCAGATCCAGGACCTCCTGACCCAGAAGATCGACGCGCTGATCTACATTCCGGCAGGTGCGGCGGCTGCGACCGTTCCGGTCAAACTCGCGAAGAGCGCTGGTATTCCGGTCGTGAACGTTGACCGCAACGCCGAGGGAGCACCCGGCGATACCTTCCTTGCAACGGATTCCGTCGCGTCTGCCAAGGCCGTGTGCGACTACATTCTGAAGGAAGCCGGCGGCAAGGGGAAGATGGTCATCATCCACGGCCAGAAGGGCACAACGCCGGAAGTCGATCGTTCGAAGGGTTGCGCTGAATCTCTCAAGGCATATCCTGATGTCAAGGTTGTCGCCGAACAGTTCTCGAACATCTGGAGCCAGGACGAAGGCTTCCAGATCATGCAGAATATGCTGCAGGCAAATCCTGACGTTTCCATCGTGTTCGCCCAGGCCGACGGCCTCGCACTTGGCGCCGCTCAGGCGATCAAGGTCGCCAATCCGTCGCAGAAGATCGTCGTTGGCGGCTTCGATGGCGACACCGCGGCTCTCGAAGCGCTCAGCAAGGGCGTCTTCAACGTAACGGCGACACAGCAGACGCAGAAGATGGGCCGCGATGCGGTCGAAAATGCCGCCAAACTTGTCGCCGGAGAAAAGGTACCCCCGGTGCAGCTTATGGATGCCACGCTGACAACCAAGGAAAACGTCGCAGGCTTCATCGCCAACCATCCATAA
- a CDS encoding sugar ABC transporter ATP-binding protein gives MTDPVLSLRGISKWYGPLQVLKNVSLDVYPGEVVALLGENGAGKSTLSGIIAGSRTPSEGSMTWLGQPYAPATPREAIDKGVVLIHQELQLLPQLSIAENVFIGRWLMKNGVVDRAQMVRRAQDQLARLNLHIPATRTVAGLSTANQQLIEIAKALALNAKLLILDEPTAALGGAETEALFEQVRKLRSEGVGIVYISHRMEEIKQITDRIVVLRDGERVQEFSDSATPVRTIVESMVGRPLDRLFPTLPVPTDRPVLQVSGLSSPDNSFRDVTFEVRAGEILGIAGLVGAGRTELVRAISGADPISAGSIKLEGEELRLRDPADAIAKGIVMVPEDRKEQGLIVGHRISENIIYANLDKLGGGWITPRIKRSFAEKAVSKFGVKGRAEQHASDLSGGNQQKVVIAKWLMRDPKVVVLDEPTRGIDVGARAGIYDIIVNLAKQGVAVIVVSSDLEEVLGVSNRILVLAQGKQAGILNRDQANDVSVMELATI, from the coding sequence GTGACTGATCCAGTTCTTTCCCTGAGGGGCATATCCAAATGGTATGGGCCGCTCCAGGTTCTGAAGAATGTCAGCTTGGACGTCTATCCGGGCGAAGTGGTTGCACTTCTCGGTGAAAACGGAGCGGGCAAGTCAACACTATCCGGCATCATCGCCGGGTCCCGCACACCATCCGAAGGATCAATGACATGGCTGGGGCAGCCTTATGCCCCGGCCACCCCAAGGGAAGCGATCGACAAGGGCGTTGTCCTGATCCATCAGGAACTGCAGCTTCTGCCGCAGCTGTCGATCGCGGAAAACGTCTTCATCGGACGCTGGCTGATGAAGAACGGCGTCGTCGACCGCGCCCAGATGGTTCGCCGGGCCCAGGACCAGCTCGCTCGCTTGAACCTTCACATCCCCGCAACGCGAACGGTCGCCGGCCTTTCCACGGCAAATCAGCAACTTATCGAGATCGCCAAGGCGCTGGCTCTCAACGCAAAGCTCCTGATCCTCGATGAGCCGACAGCCGCCCTTGGCGGCGCGGAGACGGAAGCTCTCTTCGAACAGGTTCGCAAGCTTCGATCAGAAGGCGTCGGCATCGTCTACATTTCCCACCGTATGGAAGAGATCAAGCAGATAACCGACCGGATCGTCGTTCTTCGTGACGGGGAGCGGGTGCAAGAATTCTCAGACAGCGCGACCCCGGTGCGAACGATTGTCGAGAGCATGGTCGGGCGCCCGCTTGACCGTTTGTTCCCTACCCTGCCGGTTCCGACAGATCGTCCGGTACTCCAGGTGTCCGGGCTGAGCTCGCCGGACAACTCGTTCCGTGACGTTACCTTCGAGGTCCGGGCCGGGGAAATTCTGGGGATCGCCGGATTGGTCGGCGCCGGCCGCACCGAACTGGTGCGTGCGATTTCGGGAGCAGATCCAATCAGTGCTGGTTCGATCAAGCTGGAAGGCGAGGAACTGAGGCTGCGAGATCCGGCGGACGCGATCGCCAAGGGTATCGTGATGGTTCCGGAAGACCGCAAGGAGCAGGGCCTGATCGTCGGGCACCGGATCAGCGAGAACATTATCTACGCCAATCTTGACAAACTCGGCGGCGGTTGGATCACGCCGCGCATCAAGCGTTCGTTTGCAGAAAAGGCAGTTTCCAAGTTCGGCGTAAAGGGCCGTGCTGAACAGCACGCCTCGGACCTATCCGGCGGTAACCAGCAGAAGGTCGTGATCGCGAAGTGGCTGATGCGCGATCCCAAGGTCGTCGTGCTCGACGAACCGACGAGAGGCATCGACGTCGGCGCCCGAGCGGGCATCTACGACATCATCGTCAATCTTGCCAAACAGGGCGTGGCGGTCATCGTCGTAAGCTCAGACCTCGAAGAAGTTCTCGGAGTCTCCAATCGCATTCTCGTGCTTGCGCAGGGCAAACAGGCGGGGATTCTCAATCGTGACCAGGCAAATGACGTTTCGGTCATGGAGCTAGCCACCATCTAA
- a CDS encoding SDR family oxidoreductase: MSDITLNAPKLFDLSGKVAIVTGAGSGIGQRIAIGLAQCGADVALLDRRTDDGLAKTAEHIRAAGRRSIQIAADVTSKSSLGDAIARTEADLGPLTLAVNAAGIANANPAEEMEEDQYQTLMDINLKGVFLSCQAEARAMLKNGRGSIVNIASMSGVIVNRGLSQAHYNASKAGVIHMSKSMAMEWVDRGIRVNTISPGYTATPMNTRPEMVHQTKLFEEQTPMQRMAAVDEMVGPAVFLLSNAASFVTGVDLLVDGGFCCW, translated from the coding sequence GTGTCCGACATCACTCTGAACGCCCCGAAGCTTTTCGATCTCAGCGGCAAGGTTGCCATCGTTACCGGAGCCGGGAGCGGCATTGGGCAGCGCATTGCCATCGGCCTTGCGCAATGCGGCGCCGACGTGGCGCTGCTCGACCGCCGAACCGACGACGGGCTGGCCAAGACGGCTGAACATATTCGCGCCGCCGGCCGCCGCTCGATCCAGATCGCGGCGGATGTCACGAGCAAATCTTCCCTTGGAGATGCAATAGCACGTACCGAGGCCGATCTCGGCCCATTGACACTTGCAGTCAACGCGGCGGGCATCGCTAACGCAAACCCGGCGGAAGAGATGGAGGAGGACCAATATCAGACGTTGATGGATATCAACCTGAAAGGCGTCTTTCTTTCCTGCCAGGCAGAGGCTCGCGCCATGCTGAAGAATGGACGCGGCTCCATCGTCAACATCGCTTCCATGTCGGGTGTGATCGTAAACCGCGGGCTGAGCCAGGCGCACTATAACGCCTCCAAGGCCGGCGTGATCCATATGTCGAAGTCCATGGCGATGGAATGGGTCGACCGCGGCATTCGCGTCAACACCATCTCCCCCGGATACACGGCAACGCCCATGAACACCCGTCCGGAGATGGTCCACCAGACCAAGCTCTTCGAAGAGCAGACGCCGATGCAGCGCATGGCAGCGGTGGACGAGATGGTAGGCCCGGCGGTGTTCCTGCTGTCGAATGCGGCAAGTTTCGTGACCGGCGTCGATCTTCTCGTCGACGGCGGTTTCTGCTGCTGGTGA
- a CDS encoding glucose 1-dehydrogenase, with amino-acid sequence MKRFEQKTVVITGGSRGIGAAIAKRFAKEGANLVVSANEDLVHGVAEQIRAEGGKAISFIGDVTDKASVTALYDAAEKEFGSVDVSIQNAGVITIARVEDLTENEWDKVMAVNTKGVFLCAQEAISRMRKHKRGGRIINTASGQARDGFIYTPHYAASKMGVVGITQSLAKEVATEKITVNAFCPGIIETDMWAYNDQAWGKLLGNYAPGELMKEWVEGIPMKRAGSGEDVAGLVTFLASDDAAYITGQTINVDGGLIMS; translated from the coding sequence ATGAAACGCTTTGAGCAGAAGACTGTCGTCATTACCGGGGGAAGCCGCGGCATCGGAGCGGCGATCGCCAAACGCTTTGCGAAAGAAGGCGCCAATCTTGTCGTCTCGGCCAATGAGGACCTGGTTCACGGCGTTGCCGAACAGATCCGGGCCGAAGGCGGCAAGGCGATCTCCTTCATCGGCGACGTCACCGACAAGGCGAGCGTCACCGCCCTCTACGATGCCGCCGAGAAGGAATTCGGCTCGGTCGACGTCTCGATCCAGAATGCCGGCGTCATCACCATCGCCCGCGTCGAGGACCTGACCGAAAACGAATGGGACAAGGTCATGGCCGTCAACACCAAGGGCGTCTTCCTCTGCGCCCAGGAGGCGATATCAAGAATGCGCAAACACAAGCGCGGCGGCCGCATCATCAACACCGCCTCCGGCCAGGCCCGCGACGGCTTCATCTACACGCCGCATTATGCCGCCTCGAAAATGGGCGTCGTCGGCATCACCCAGAGCCTGGCCAAGGAAGTCGCGACCGAGAAGATCACCGTCAACGCCTTCTGCCCCGGCATCATCGAGACCGACATGTGGGCCTATAACGACCAGGCCTGGGGCAAGTTGCTCGGCAACTACGCCCCCGGCGAACTGATGAAGGAATGGGTCGAAGGCATCCCGATGAAACGGGCCGGCTCCGGCGAAGACGTCGCCGGCCTGGTCACCTTCCTCGCCAGCGATGACGCCGCCTATATCACCGGCCAGACGATCAATGTCGACGGCGGCCTGATCATGTCCTGA